A single Phycisphaerae bacterium DNA region contains:
- a CDS encoding ferrous iron transport protein A, with protein sequence MPKLLGDLNPGQSGFVRGVGGEAGIRHRLLEMGLTRGTLVSVVRVAPLGDPVELQLRGYRLSVRKSEAATVHIEAT encoded by the coding sequence ATGCCTAAGTTGCTTGGCGACCTAAATCCGGGGCAGTCGGGTTTCGTTAGGGGCGTGGGTGGCGAGGCCGGCATTCGGCATCGTTTGCTCGAAATGGGCCTGACCCGCGGCACGCTGGTCAGCGTGGTTCGTGTCGCACCGCTGGGCGATCCGGTCGAATTGCAGTTGCGAGGCTACCGTCTGAGTGTTCGCAAATCCGAAGCTGCGACGGTCCATATCGAGGCAACGTAA
- a CDS encoding integration host factor subunit beta: protein MRTVTKKELIDRIADRTNNKRVVVKRIIQSFLDDIIEELGAGNRLEFRDFGVFESKVRAARVAQNPKTLERVHVPEKRTVKFKIGRVMKQRLLGEEVVRSADDDDDDASES from the coding sequence ATGCGAACCGTTACGAAGAAAGAACTTATCGATCGAATCGCCGATCGAACGAATAACAAGCGCGTCGTGGTGAAGCGGATTATTCAGAGCTTTCTAGACGACATCATCGAGGAACTCGGTGCGGGCAACCGCTTGGAGTTTCGTGACTTCGGTGTGTTTGAGAGCAAGGTTCGTGCGGCACGCGTCGCGCAGAATCCCAAGACCCTCGAGCGCGTTCATGTCCCCGAAAAGCGGACGGTTAAATTCAAGATTGGTCGCGTGATGAAGCAGCGCCTTCTGGGCGAAGAGGTCGTCCGCTCAGCGGACGATGATGACGACGACGCATCCGAATCCTGA
- the feoB gene encoding ferrous iron transport protein B, with product MSVRPADVSAVSATVHRIAIAGNPNSGKTSLFNQLTGLRYIVANYPGVTVEKREGRLLGSGIILVDLPGIYSLSARSPDEAISRDVLLGLLNGESRPDAVLVVIDASNLERNLYLATQLIEFGMRVVVACNLMDEVEARGERIDCELLSRELGVPVIPTVARSGRGLDELRRALMGGSIVPHSRHSLELPLEIDRCVEKIASDLTSSGATTCCVSRSAALLWMTDYLSGDATGRAASRRLVAQVPPALAEEMARTAEELNEAESDIAAAIIEARYRHVSQIVSRVRVQRSGGDALPRKASIRDRVDSVVTHRIYGFGVFVVVMGLLFLSIFSWAEPLMGMIESVQALCVSAVRVWVPDGLLQSLLADGIINGVGSVVVFFPQICILFLFLSILEDSGYMARAAFLMDRLMSRVGLHGRSFIPLLSSYACAIPGIMATRTIENRRDRLTTILIAPLMSCSARLPVYLILIAAVYGDRLWLKTGVMLGLYLLGTVTALLMAVVFKKTLLRGPRPTFIMELPPYRLPQARVIVRTMWDRSKQFLTGAGTTIVAACIVIWALGYFPRMDVADLSQEVVAQLAELDGAPLGVDERDHILAGAQLRQSWLGRLGHLIEPTIEPLGYDWRIGIGILSSFLAREVFVGTMGITFSIGATDDASDMLRDKLAAATRADGRPLFTPRVATGLMVFYVLACQCVSTLAVTRRETGSWKWPALMFGYMTVLAYSAALAINQLGAAVGWA from the coding sequence ATGTCAGTTCGACCGGCCGATGTTTCGGCGGTGTCGGCAACCGTGCATCGTATCGCCATCGCTGGCAATCCGAACTCCGGCAAAACCTCTCTCTTCAATCAGCTTACCGGGCTGCGCTACATCGTGGCCAACTATCCGGGCGTAACCGTTGAGAAGCGCGAGGGCCGCCTCCTGGGAAGCGGGATCATCCTCGTTGACCTGCCGGGGATCTACAGTCTGTCCGCGCGTTCACCCGATGAAGCGATCTCGCGCGACGTGCTGCTCGGCCTGCTCAACGGCGAATCCCGCCCTGACGCGGTTCTCGTCGTGATCGATGCGTCGAATCTCGAACGCAATCTATATCTCGCGACGCAACTGATTGAATTCGGCATGCGGGTTGTTGTCGCCTGTAACCTGATGGATGAGGTTGAGGCGCGCGGCGAGCGCATCGATTGCGAGCTTCTCTCACGCGAACTGGGCGTGCCGGTGATTCCCACCGTCGCGCGTTCGGGGCGAGGGCTCGACGAATTGCGCCGTGCACTCATGGGCGGAAGCATCGTGCCACATTCAAGGCACTCACTCGAACTGCCTTTGGAAATCGACCGGTGCGTGGAGAAAATCGCGAGCGATCTGACGAGCTCGGGCGCGACGACGTGTTGCGTCTCACGCTCGGCGGCGCTTCTCTGGATGACGGATTATCTGTCGGGCGATGCGACCGGGCGCGCGGCATCCCGGCGTCTTGTCGCGCAGGTGCCGCCGGCGCTGGCCGAGGAGATGGCTCGGACGGCGGAAGAATTGAACGAGGCCGAATCGGATATTGCGGCTGCGATCATTGAGGCACGGTACCGGCATGTGTCACAGATCGTATCGCGCGTGCGGGTTCAACGCTCCGGCGGGGATGCGCTGCCGCGGAAGGCGAGCATCAGGGATCGCGTTGATTCGGTTGTGACGCATCGGATATACGGTTTCGGTGTTTTCGTGGTCGTCATGGGCTTGTTGTTCCTATCGATCTTTTCGTGGGCTGAGCCATTGATGGGCATGATCGAATCCGTGCAGGCCTTGTGCGTCTCGGCAGTGCGTGTGTGGGTGCCCGACGGTTTGCTGCAATCGTTGCTGGCGGATGGCATTATCAACGGCGTCGGCTCGGTGGTCGTCTTCTTCCCTCAGATCTGCATTCTGTTCCTGTTTCTCTCGATTCTTGAGGATTCCGGCTACATGGCACGGGCGGCGTTTCTGATGGATCGCCTGATGAGCCGCGTCGGTCTGCACGGCCGCAGTTTCATTCCGCTGCTTTCGAGCTATGCGTGCGCCATTCCCGGCATCATGGCGACGCGCACCATCGAAAATCGGCGTGATCGACTGACGACGATACTGATCGCTCCGCTGATGAGTTGCTCGGCTCGGTTACCGGTGTATCTCATTCTGATTGCGGCGGTGTATGGCGACCGGCTATGGCTCAAGACCGGTGTGATGCTTGGGCTTTACCTGCTTGGCACGGTGACAGCTTTGCTGATGGCGGTGGTTTTCAAAAAAACGCTGCTGCGAGGCCCACGCCCGACATTCATTATGGAACTGCCGCCATACCGTCTGCCGCAGGCACGTGTCATTGTTCGAACGATGTGGGACCGCAGCAAGCAGTTTCTCACCGGCGCGGGGACGACGATTGTTGCCGCCTGCATTGTGATCTGGGCGCTCGGCTATTTCCCCAGAATGGATGTTGCTGATCTGTCTCAGGAAGTTGTTGCGCAGCTTGCGGAACTCGATGGCGCACCGCTGGGGGTTGACGAGCGAGATCACATCCTGGCCGGGGCGCAATTGCGTCAAAGCTGGCTCGGGCGACTGGGCCACCTGATCGAGCCGACGATTGAGCCATTGGGGTACGATTGGCGAATCGGCATCGGAATTCTCTCGTCTTTTCTGGCGCGGGAGGTTTTCGTCGGAACGATGGGCATCACCTTTTCGATCGGCGCGACGGACGACGCGTCTGATATGCTCCGTGACAAACTGGCGGCAGCGACCCGCGCGGACGGGCGCCCACTTTTCACGCCGCGCGTGGCGACGGGTTTAATGGTGTTTTACGTTCTGGCATGCCAATGCGTAAGCACCCTGGCCGTGACGCGGAGAGAGACGGGTTCCTGGAAATGGCCGGCATTGATGTTCGGATACATGACGGTGCTGGCCTACAGCGCGGCGCTGGCGATCAATCAACTGGGCGCCGCGGTCGGATGGGCTTAG